The following nucleotide sequence is from Candidatus Hydrogenedentota bacterium.
CCGTCCTCGTCGCCCGGGAGATTGCTGCGGAGATGGACTCCACGCTAGGTGCGACCCAGGAAACGGTGGCGTTGGCTCGTGGGGTCACGCGCACACGGGTTTGTCAGTATCTTCGCTTGCTGCTGCTCCCACCTGACATCCTCGACTTCATCTGTGATCCTGAAAATGAGTCGAAGGTTGCCAAGGTAACAGAAGGCAGCCTACGTCACCTGTTGAAGGAGCCAACTCCGGTGGATGCCCGCCGTGCTTTTTACGCCATGATTGAGAGAGCGAACAGTGGATCTGAATGATCTGTCTACCCAATATCGGGGCCAGTTCTCGCAACGCTTCTCCGGATTCCAGTGTGGACCTGGATGGGTGGCGTTGATCGACTCAACGCTCAGGGAGCTGGCCGCTGATTGCCCTGAGTCAAGGATCGTTCAAGTGAAAGAGAAGTTCGGCGGGCTGAGGATCTACTTGGAGGACAAGACCGACGAGACCGCGAAGGCGATCCTCCGGCGGGCTGAAGAGTCGTCGCTCAGGGTATGTGAGGTCTGCGGTGCCCCCGGGCAAAGGATGGCAACCCACGGGTGGGTGCGAGTTCGATGCGATACCCACAGCGAGTACTAACGACACTTGCCACTGACAACGGCTTCGGTCCAGTAATACCCGGCCCCTCTGAAGCGATTCATTCATGGGCGCACCCCAGAGAGGCTCACTCCTCAAGCCCAGCTATTTTATGTTCTGGGAATTTGCTGACACAGCAACTCACTTGGGGCGAACAATGCAACGGGGTCGGCTCTCCGCAACCGCGCCAGGATACTGGGAATCGACGTGTCCTTGAGCCATGACTGAAGGTATTCGCGCTCTTGCAACTCCAAGGGCAATTGCTTTTGATAGATGGATTGCGCCGCACTGGCCTCAAACAACAGGTGGAAGAAATCCTCGTAATCGGCGGGATTCTCCGGGACTGAAGACCAGTCAATCGGCGAGGGGACACGCAATAAAACATCATCGGCCTTGAAGCCTGGTTTTCCCGAATACAGACCGATTGCCCGGTTTACGATATAACCGCCAAAGGTATAGTAGCAAATACCTTCCGCAGTTCTGTAAAACGGGAGCTGTGAAGCGGCAAATGACGCACGTATGGAAGAGATGAATCTCCCGACCGTCTCCGAAAGCGCGTTGCTGAACTGACCCTGCACCGCGCCGTCCGTATGAATGAATGTCCACATGCGGTCGGTGATGTATGGATTGGAGGCAATTCCTCTTCCTCCATAGGAGAACTCAATGGCTTCCGTCCTTCCTTTGGCCGCTTCCAGGTGAATGCCCTCTCGCGAGACCTTCTTCACTCGCCAATTCTTCCCAGCAAATCGGACGGACACGTTGCCCCGAATCCGCAACAGATTGATTGCGGGCACTTCTCCGAGGTGCTTTGCCCCATGAAACAGATCAACCGTTTGGGAACCGACCCCGAAGTTTCCGTAGATCATCTTCATATCAACGAGCCGATGAACATCCTCGTCCGCGCCGTAGCGATTCTTGTAGCCGTGGCGTTGGAGGAGGCCATTCGATGCCAGTTCGGCCAGAATCGACTCAACCACTCCGCGTTGGAGATAGGGCCTATGCTGGAACAGATCGCACAAATCGGCTATGCGGGTGAATCGGCCATCGTCCGACACAATGATGCTCAAGCACTGCTGGCCGACAGCGCCGAATAGTTCATAGGGCTCGCTGATTGGCAATTCGCCTTTCGTCGCGGCATCCAGCAACGCGGCAAAGCGAATGGCATCCAATGAAACGGAGTCGCTATCGTCCGGCACAAGACAGACGACATTGGTCTTGTTGGAGCGTCTGTTGCCGCGCCCGATGCGCTGGAGAAACGAATCCACGCCCGAAGGAACGCCCCATAGCAACACCGCGTCAATGTCGCCGATGTCGATGCCGAGTTCCAACGTGCTCGTCGCCACGCAGATGGCTGTGCGCATGGCGGCATACTTTCGCTCGGTGTCCAGCCGCATTTCGGGAGAAAGAGAAGAGTAGTGCGCGAAAACGCTGTGACGAAGGGCCTCGTCATCCTGCAAGATACCCGCCAGCCGTTCGCACTCCCGGCGTGAGTTCGCGAAGACGAGCAACTTCGTTGGCCGCCCTTCCGTCATCTTCCGAACAAGCGAGAGGAATTGATGCCGGTTCTCGATATGCCGGATTTGGGCGTCAATGGCGCGGGCCGCCGAGAACGCGAGTAACTCGGCGCTCGCTTCCGCGCCCAACAGAAAATCGCGGATATGGGACAGATCGCCCACCGTGGCCGAGAGCGCGGCGCATTGAAGGTCGTGCGGCAGGGTCCGCCGCAGGCGTTGCAAAAGCAAGGACAGTTGAAGCCCTCGCTGCGTGTTGTAAAGCAAGTGAACTTCGTCAACGATAACAGCCTGAATCAAACCAAGTGCCGAGTCCTTTCGAAACAGCATCACATCAAGCGATTCAGGGGTTGTGATGAGCACATGCGGAGTCGGGCCGCTCTTCAAGTCATCCCGGTCGCCATGGCGCACTCCCACGCGCAGGTTCAAAGCGGACAGTGGCGGATGCAGCCGTTTCTCCAGATCGTTGACGAGAGCCTTGGTCGGCGCAATATAGAGTAGAAAGAGATAATCACCGAGAACGGCTTCGCGCCAATACTTGCTGACCAGCGGTGCCATCACTGCTTCGGTCTTGCCCGATCCCGTGCCGGAGGTCAGAACAATATTGAGGCCCGCCAATAGCGGCTCGATGGCGGCTTGCTGTGCCTCGCGCAGATCCCTGAACCGACCGTAGAATGCAGCGGCTACCCTATTGTCCAATTGGCTGGAATCACTCATCGCTAGGCGTCCAGGCTCCGATCGAGTTCTTGAACAACATGGCGAATAAACTGGCGGACTCGATCTTGGCTCGCATCCGATGAGAAGGATTCGACTTTCTTCGAAATAGCGTTCCTGCAACGCGCCGAGGGATTCCACGAGAAGGCAACGCTGTGCGCTTCAACAATACGCTCACATAGAGTCGCAATATCGTCACGCTCGATGGGGGTCATCTCAAACTGTCTGAGCAAGTCGAATTGCGAAAAATCATAGTCATACTCTCCCTTACGCGCCAACTCCTGCTTGCACTTCTGGACGAATCCGGGAGTAACTGCAAAGTATGCATTGGCCTTATACTGATGCCCGTGGAACAGCTCGAAGAGATTCCAAAATGCCTTCTTCTTGGCATCTATTCGCGGGAGGTTATAGAGTACATCCTCGAATTCATCAAGACAGAGCACGAATCCGCGCAACATCATCGCTTTGGCCGCCAGATGCAGGTCTCTAAGGAAAGCCCAGCAAAGGTCGTCGTTGCGGGTCAGGTCTAGACGCTCCTTGGTAAAGTAGCCCTTAGGTCGAGCATCCCTGTAGAACCTGCGCATTCCATCAACAAGCAGCTTGTAGAGATGACTTGGGCGACCGTCAGAGTTCATGTGCGGATTCTCGAACCAGTTCACGATGTAATCGCCGACGTCCTTTGGGCACTTGATCCATGCACGAAGACCAAGGTAAAAGGCCTCGGTCTCAAAGACTTTCTTCTGATCCCATTTCCCGTCGTGATGTAGCTCGGGCCAGACTTCCTCAGACAAGCTTCCAGTCATAATGGAGTTGTCAAATCCGTCTAGGAGGCAGCGCACTCCCTTGCCAGCCCTATTGGGAATCTCAATACCTCTGCAAACTGCGCCAATAACCTGACTGAGCTGATCGAACCTGACCCCTGACTTGGAGTCCATGGAAACTACGCTGACCATCCACCCCTTACGCAATGCCTCCTCGCGAACGAAGCGGAGAAGATGGGTTTTCCCAGCACCATAGTTTGCATTCAGTAGCAATACGTTCGATCGATCATCATCAAGTTGCTTGCAGAGGGCTGCGATTTCGTCCTGACGCCCAACGGTAAAGTGGCAAATATGTCCCTCTGGTGGAAGTCCATAGCGTAACGACTCAATGACCCGACTCGCTTCGGTGGCATCCATGGTTCAGTCCTCCCGGAGGCGGTCCATCACGTCGTCGTAGAGCTTCTCCGTTTCGCGAGGCTCGCCTTCCATGTGGTCGTCGAAATCGGAGATGAGCGCCGTCACGAGCAGCCGCCAGAACCGGACGGCGGCAAGGGAAGGATGGATGCGGAACAGTTCAGCCACCTTGTCTGCGACGGTAGGTTCAGACGGTAAGGCCGAATCGGACTCCGGATACGCCACAGCATAGACAGCTCGTATTTTTCTAGCGGCTTCCTGATAGTCCTCCAATCTTGTTTCTACGGCGTCCATGTTCCAAATGGTATCTAATGCGCGGGGATGGCGCTCTTCGGGTTTCCCGATTCGCCCGGAAAGAGCCCCATAGACGACGATACCATGCTTGGGGTCCGAGAAGAAGTCCGGCGTAGTAGCATAGATCAGGAACAACCCGGGAAGCGTTTCTATATTGTTGATGAGCGATAGAAGGTTGTTGTGCGCCTCGCGCAATGCCGATTTGCGCATGACGGAGTACGCCTGTTCCGCCTCGTCGAAGAGGATCAACAATCCCTTGTAACCGGAAAGGCGAACAAAGGCCGCAAGCGACTGGAGCATCAGTTTGGCATTGTCCTTCGACACGATCTTGCTGACGCCGAAGCGTTTGCGGAACGCGCCGACGGTGCCCTCACCACTGAACCACTGGAGGATTTCACCGCGCGTTTGCTCGATTGCGGCGGGTTCGGGCGCTTCCGGCAGGAAAGTTTCCCAATACTTCTGAACCATTTTCTTGAAGTCGACGTCGATTCCG
It contains:
- a CDS encoding ATP-binding protein → MDQRIVATQVVESLRKGIPPQRGVERYSVGNEKLMEGVKKFHLNGIADRGIIRFVSGSWGAGKTHFFRQLREAAFQGDCLVSNVELDVSSAALNKFQSVFAAIIRQIATPSYYAGHTTLEAAPFGTVVRESLAWLATGTRQIGDEIPYEHYTKANEALMADHGIDVDFKKMVQKYWETFLPEAPEPAAIEQTRGEILQWFSGEGTVGAFRKRFGVSKIVSKDNAKLMLQSLAAFVRLSGYKGLLILFDEAEQAYSVMRKSALREAHNNLLSLINNIETLPGLFLIYATTPDFFSDPKHGIVVYGALSGRIGKPEERHPRALDTIWNMDAVETRLEDYQEAARKIRAVYAVAYPESDSALPSEPTVADKVAELFRIHPSLAAVRFWRLLVTALISDFDDHMEGEPRETEKLYDDVMDRLRED
- a CDS encoding ATP-binding protein — protein: MDATEASRVIESLRYGLPPEGHICHFTVGRQDEIAALCKQLDDDRSNVLLLNANYGAGKTHLLRFVREEALRKGWMVSVVSMDSKSGVRFDQLSQVIGAVCRGIEIPNRAGKGVRCLLDGFDNSIMTGSLSEEVWPELHHDGKWDQKKVFETEAFYLGLRAWIKCPKDVGDYIVNWFENPHMNSDGRPSHLYKLLVDGMRRFYRDARPKGYFTKERLDLTRNDDLCWAFLRDLHLAAKAMMLRGFVLCLDEFEDVLYNLPRIDAKKKAFWNLFELFHGHQYKANAYFAVTPGFVQKCKQELARKGEYDYDFSQFDLLRQFEMTPIERDDIATLCERIVEAHSVAFSWNPSARCRNAISKKVESFSSDASQDRVRQFIRHVVQELDRSLDA
- a CDS encoding DEAD/DEAH box helicase, coding for MSDSSQLDNRVAAAFYGRFRDLREAQQAAIEPLLAGLNIVLTSGTGSGKTEAVMAPLVSKYWREAVLGDYLFLLYIAPTKALVNDLEKRLHPPLSALNLRVGVRHGDRDDLKSGPTPHVLITTPESLDVMLFRKDSALGLIQAVIVDEVHLLYNTQRGLQLSLLLQRLRRTLPHDLQCAALSATVGDLSHIRDFLLGAEASAELLAFSAARAIDAQIRHIENRHQFLSLVRKMTEGRPTKLLVFANSRRECERLAGILQDDEALRHSVFAHYSSLSPEMRLDTERKYAAMRTAICVATSTLELGIDIGDIDAVLLWGVPSGVDSFLQRIGRGNRRSNKTNVVCLVPDDSDSVSLDAIRFAALLDAATKGELPISEPYELFGAVGQQCLSIIVSDDGRFTRIADLCDLFQHRPYLQRGVVESILAELASNGLLQRHGYKNRYGADEDVHRLVDMKMIYGNFGVGSQTVDLFHGAKHLGEVPAINLLRIRGNVSVRFAGKNWRVKKVSREGIHLEAAKGRTEAIEFSYGGRGIASNPYITDRMWTFIHTDGAVQGQFSNALSETVGRFISSIRASFAASQLPFYRTAEGICYYTFGGYIVNRAIGLYSGKPGFKADDVLLRVPSPIDWSSVPENPADYEDFFHLLFEASAAQSIYQKQLPLELQEREYLQSWLKDTSIPSILARLRRADPVALFAPSELLCQQIPRT